GGTGTCAGCTGGGGAACCACCATGTATCAAATCGCGCAAAACATGCAGCCGAAGGAGGTAAAAGGCGTCGAGGTCGTCCAGCTGAAAGGCGGCATCAGCCACTCCCGGGTGAACACGTATTCTGCTGAAACGATTCAGCTGTTTGCAGAGGCTTTTCAAACGATGCCGCGCTATCTCCCGCTTCCCGTCGTATTTGATCATGCGGATGTAAAGCAAATGGTGGAGAACGACCGACATATCGAACGGATTATCGAGATGGGCAAGCAGGCGAATATCGCTCTCTTCACGGTGGGAACGGTCCGTGACGAAGCGCTGTTATTCCGGCTCGGGTATTTTAATGAAGAAGAGAAGGCCCTTTTGAAAAGGCAAGCTGTCGGGGATATCTGTTCACGCTTTTTTGATGCAGAAGGGAATATTTGCAGCAGCGCCATCAATGACCGGACCATTGGCGTCGAGCTTGAAGACCTCAGGCAGAAGGAACGCTCCATTTTAGTGGCCGGCGGGAGCAGAAAAGTGTCCTCCATACACGGGGCGTTGACAGGAAAATACGCCAACGTTTTAATCATCGACCAGCATACCGCAAGGGCGCTTGTTCATGATTTGTGACATATGCTAACTGTTCGCTGAACAAAATTTCAATTACCAATTTACATATGTTCAAAAGTCGGTTATGCTAAAAAATATCTTAACAAAAAAGGAAGTGTGGGACGGATGTCATTAGCTAACATAATTGATCATACAGCTTTGAAACCGCATACACAAAAAGCGGAAATTCTAACATTAATCGAAGAAGCGAAAACATACAAATTTGCTTCTGTATGTGTCAACCCGACATGGGTGCAGCTTGCTGCAAAAGAGCTTGAGGGAACTGGAGTTGACGTTTGTACGGTCATCGGCTTCCCGCTCGGTGCCAGCACAACTGAAACAAAAGCGTTCGAAACAAAAGACGCGATTTCAAAAGGCGCCACTGAAGTGGACATGGTCATTAACATTGCCGCTTTGAAAGACAAAGAAGATGATATGGTTGAAGCGGACATCCGCGGTGTGGTGGAAGCTGCAGCCGGAAAAGCGCTTGTCAAAGTCATTATCGAAACATGCCTTCTGACTGATGAAGAAAAAGAGCGTGCATGCCGTTTAGCGGTTTCTGCGGGAGCGGATTTCGTGAAAACATCAACAGGCTTCTCAACAGGCGGTGCAACGAAGGAAGATATCGCCTTAATGCGCAAAACAGTAGGTCCTGATATCGGCGTGAAAGCGTCCGGCGGCATCAGAACGAAAGAAGATGTTGACACAATGGTCGAGGCGGGAGCGAGCCGAATCGGCGCTAGCGCAGGCGTTTCCATTGTAAAAGGGGAACATGCATCTGGCGGAGACAACTATTAAGAAGCTGACGGAAGGCCGATTGCTTTCCGTTACTCTTCTATTATTCACGGGGAAATAATATTGTAAGCGAATACAGATAAAGGAGAACACATATGAAGTATTTGATTGGGATTATCGGTTTAATCGTGTTTTTAGGCCTTGCATGGATCGCAAGCAGCGGGAAAAAGAGAATTAAGATCCGCCCAATTGTTGTTATGCTCATTTTGCAATTTATACTCGGCTACATTCTCCTCAATACCGGTGTAGGGAATTTCCTTGTAGGAGGATTTGCAAAAGGATTCAATTACCTGCTTGGATACGCGGCAGAGGGAATCAACTTTGTGTTTGGCGGTCTGGTGAATGCGGACCAAACGACATTCTTTATGAATGTTCTCTTGCCGATTGTGTTTATTTCCGCTCTGATTGGGATTTTGCAAAAATGGAAAATACTCCCGTTCATTATTAGATATATCGGACTTGCTCTCAGCAAGATAAACGGTATGGGAAGACTGGAATCGTATAACGCAGTCGCTTCTGCTATTTTAGGGCAATCTGAAGTATTTATCTCCTTGAAGAAAGAACTCGGTCTTTTAAATCAGCAGCGCATGTACACGCTTTGCGCCTCTGCGATGTCAACCGTATCCATGTCAATCGTCGGCGCGTATATGACGATGCTGGAGCCGGAATATGTTGTAACGGCGCTGGTCTTGAACTTATTTGGCGGTTTCATTATTGCTACTATTATTAATCCTTACGATGTGGAAGAAGAAGAGGATATGCTGCGTGTTGAAGAGGAAGAAAAGCAATCCTTCTTCGAAGTGCTCGGAGAATACATCCTTGATGGCTTCAAGGTAGCGGTTGTTGTCGCTGCGATGCTGATTGGATTTGTTGCGATCATTGCCTTGATTAACGGTATTTTTAATGCAGTATTCGGTATTTCCTTCCAAGACATTCTTGGATATGTGTTTGCTCCATTCGCTTTTCTTGTGGGGATCCCATGGAATGAAGCTGTTAATGCGGGAAGCATTATGGCAACAAAAATGGTATCTAATGAATTTGTCGCCATGACGACATTAACGCAAAACGGATTCGAATTCAGCGGCCGAACAACAGCGATCGTATCGGTATTCCTTGTGTCATTTGCGAACTTCTCCTCAATCGGGATCATCGCCGGTGCCGTAAAAGGACTGAATGAAAAACAAGGAAATGTTGTTGCTCGTTTCGGCTTGAAATTATTATACGGCGCAACGCTTGTCAGCTTTTTATCAGCGGCAATTGTGGGCTTGATTTACTGAACATAATCGAAAAGGATCGGTGACCATAATGAGAATGGTAGACATCATCATCAAAAAACAAAACGGAAAAGAACTCACCACAGAGGAAATTCAATTTTTCGTGAACGGCTATACGAACGGAAGCATTCCTGATTATCAGGCAAGCGCGCTTGCCATGGCGATTT
The Bacillus vallismortis genome window above contains:
- the deoR gene encoding DNA-binding transcriptional repressor DeoR; its protein translation is MDREKQQLSIEAARLYYQSDYSQQQIAEQLNISRPTVSRLLQYAKAKGFVQIRVMDPFEDLDALGSMLEEKYGLLEAHVVFSPTPDYAGITHDLSRYGAEYMHETVKDGDIVGVSWGTTMYQIAQNMQPKEVKGVEVVQLKGGISHSRVNTYSAETIQLFAEAFQTMPRYLPLPVVFDHADVKQMVENDRHIERIIEMGKQANIALFTVGTVRDEALLFRLGYFNEEEKALLKRQAVGDICSRFFDAEGNICSSAINDRTIGVELEDLRQKERSILVAGGSRKVSSIHGALTGKYANVLIIDQHTARALVHDL
- the deoC gene encoding deoxyribose-phosphate aldolase gives rise to the protein MSLANIIDHTALKPHTQKAEILTLIEEAKTYKFASVCVNPTWVQLAAKELEGTGVDVCTVIGFPLGASTTETKAFETKDAISKGATEVDMVINIAALKDKEDDMVEADIRGVVEAAAGKALVKVIIETCLLTDEEKERACRLAVSAGADFVKTSTGFSTGGATKEDIALMRKTVGPDIGVKASGGIRTKEDVDTMVEAGASRIGASAGVSIVKGEHASGGDNY
- the nupC gene encoding nucleoside permease NupC gives rise to the protein MKYLIGIIGLIVFLGLAWIASSGKKRIKIRPIVVMLILQFILGYILLNTGVGNFLVGGFAKGFNYLLGYAAEGINFVFGGLVNADQTTFFMNVLLPIVFISALIGILQKWKILPFIIRYIGLALSKINGMGRLESYNAVASAILGQSEVFISLKKELGLLNQQRMYTLCASAMSTVSMSIVGAYMTMLEPEYVVTALVLNLFGGFIIATIINPYDVEEEEDMLRVEEEEKQSFFEVLGEYILDGFKVAVVVAAMLIGFVAIIALINGIFNAVFGISFQDILGYVFAPFAFLVGIPWNEAVNAGSIMATKMVSNEFVAMTTLTQNGFEFSGRTTAIVSVFLVSFANFSSIGIIAGAVKGLNEKQGNVVARFGLKLLYGATLVSFLSAAIVGLIY